In the genome of Planctomycetota bacterium, the window AGGCCAATGTCCCCGAGGCCCTCACCGTCCTCGGCTTCCCTCCAGCCCACCGCCGCAGGCTCCGAACGACGAATGGGCTTGAACGACTCAACAAGGAGATCAAGCGCCGAACGCGAGTCGCCACGCTCTTCCCCAATGAAGCATCGCTGCTCAGGCTCGCGTCCGCAGTCCTCTCCGAGATCAGTGACGATTGGGAGACCGAACGGTCTTACCTCACCATGGGAGCCAGATGACCTACCTCTGAAACCCGCGATTTACAGAAGGGATGTTGCATTATCTGCGGATCACGATGATCCGCAACCAAAGTCTGGCGCGAGCACCGCCTCACCGACCCGCCATCCCCTGCGGGGGCCTCGTCGCAACGTCCACCACGGCACCGGGCCAGGAGCACCGCCGCGAGCACCCCACCGGGACGGTCGCGGTCTGGCGCCCCCGACGGGGACGCGACGAACCACAACGTCAGCCAGCGCAACGGCCGCGAGCACCGACGGCGGTTCACGCTCCACCGCGCCGCTCGATCACCGCCGACGGCCGGCCGCTCGATCTCGCGCTGCCTCCACGAGGGCGACGATCCGCCGCCGCTGGTGCCTCGTCAGCGTCGGCCATCGCTCGATCACGCGGGCCAGATCGGCCGGCAGTGCGCCGGATTCTGCGCCGCCTCCGCCGACGATGGCGGTTTCGCCCGCGGAAACCTCACCCGTTCGAATCCCACCGCCCCGATTCGCGGTTTCACTCGGGAAAACAAGGTGATTCCGCACATCCTCCGACGGGCGGCGCGGGGAGCGGAAACTTTCTCCGACCATTCCGCGCCCGGCTGCGTCGGATCGACGCGGCCGGGTTCTTTTTTCCCTCTGACGCGGTCCGCCCCCCGACGGCAAGGGAAAGAAACCTTGCCTCCCGGTAAGGGCGGCGGCGACGAGGCAACTTTGCCCCCGGCGGGGGGTTAGAGGGGAAGACGGCCTGACGGATCGGGCCGACGTCCCCATGCACCGCCGATGGCCCGTCGATGCCCCTTCCCGCCGCCGCTGCCACCAGCCTGCCGCTGGTCGCCGTCTGGTTATGCCTTCTGGTCGCGATGGCCTGCGCCGCAGCCGGCACCGCCTGGCTCGCCCTGTCGGGTCGAAGGGGGTATTCATGATGGGCGACGTTCGTTCGCTGGTCGCTGGTGGTGGTCACGGCCCTGGCTGTTGCCGATGTCGCCCTGCGCTCCTCGCAACCCGCCGAAACCGAGGGACCCTGGGTGATCGTACGGCTCGGCTTCGGCCTCGGCGGAATCCTGCTGGCGACCGCGATCCTCGCCGCACCTCCGGCCCGTGGCGACCGGTGGGGCTGGGCGTGGACCGGCGGTCTGGTGTTCGCGCTGGCGTTGTCGTGCCTGCGCTTTCAAGCGGTGGCGGCACCGCAGCGCGCCGACCTCGATCCCTTTCTCGCACTCCCCGTCGAAGCTGAAACAGACGAGACGGGGGCGCATGGGGTCACCGATCGCGGGACCATGATCCACCTGCGGCGCTACGTCACGCCGGAACACGAGCCT includes:
- a CDS encoding IS256 family transposase, encoding ANVPEALTVLGFPPAHRRRLRTTNGLERLNKEIKRRTRVATLFPNEASLLRLASAVLSEISDDWETERSYLTMGAR